One region of Rhodospirillaceae bacterium genomic DNA includes:
- a CDS encoding ATP-binding cassette domain-containing protein, with amino-acid sequence MEPRLFKYIWRHSWRDQMVILVIVASSLGIYFVSLDLPKRIVNDAIQGGAFQGSDTAAFMNLTLPLPDFLGGPILLCEGFSLDKVAYLFALCFSYLFFVVLNGWMKQKVNTEKGRLGERMLRRLRFELFDRVLQFPLLHFRKVKQAEIATMIKDEVEPLGGFIGDAFITPAYLGGVASTALFFIFMQNAYMGIVTISMLLIQIIIIPKLRVKVLMLGKQRQITARQLSGRIAETVDGAIEIHANDTSNYERADIIERLGRIFQIRFELYQRKFLVKYINNMLAQTTPFLYFLIGGYFALQGQFDVGTLLAVISAYKDLPSPIKELIDWDQQRQDVQIKYDQVIEQFTPAGMLDPKVQAIDAENVIDPAPLVLERVSYIDESGAALLEGVSLEIQPGEHVALVGPNNSGKEALAALIGRVLRPGSGNLRYGGRDLGELPESITGRRFAYLGDETYLLPISLEDNLLYSLKHRPVRAALYEGSHLAAFERRLYETRRAGSPELDIHADWLDYEGAGVPDRASLEARLMKLLGIVEFEDDVYQFGLRGLVDPKDNNGLANQFLHARTAVHERLAEPQLAPLVEPFDPARYNRNMTVAENVLFGTALGLDFAPEALSGNGHLAGVLAAAGVTDDLIALGQQIAVTMVELFADLPAGHPFFEQFSFISAEDLPRFQQLIGRVQRSGLDAAPAEDKRRLVALTFPYIEARHRLGLIDDALESKLLKARSLFREKLPKDQAGSIEFYDPERYNTAATVQDNILFGRLVYGQAQAAQKVGAVLSEVIDGLALRPRVIAVGLGFNVGAAGRKLSVAQRQKAGLIRALLKRPQLVILNNTISAFDEASQRRLIGRIRDDIREAALVFVTHTAALARDFDRIVVLQNGRVAETGKPAELDRPGARYQALLGTAEA; translated from the coding sequence ATGGAGCCTAGGTTATTCAAATATATCTGGCGCCATTCCTGGCGCGACCAGATGGTCATCCTGGTGATCGTGGCCTCCAGCCTCGGCATCTATTTCGTCTCGCTCGACCTTCCCAAGCGCATCGTCAACGACGCCATCCAGGGCGGCGCCTTCCAGGGCAGCGACACCGCCGCCTTCATGAATCTCACCCTGCCGCTGCCCGATTTCCTGGGCGGTCCCATCCTGCTGTGCGAAGGCTTCAGCCTCGACAAGGTCGCCTATCTTTTTGCCCTCTGTTTCTCCTATCTGTTCTTCGTCGTGCTCAACGGCTGGATGAAGCAGAAGGTCAATACCGAGAAGGGGCGTCTCGGCGAACGCATGCTGCGGCGCCTGCGCTTCGAGCTGTTCGACCGCGTCCTCCAATTCCCGCTGCTGCATTTCCGGAAAGTGAAGCAGGCCGAGATCGCCACCATGATCAAGGACGAGGTCGAGCCCCTGGGCGGCTTCATCGGCGATGCCTTCATCACGCCGGCCTATCTCGGCGGCGTCGCCTCCACAGCGCTTTTCTTCATCTTCATGCAGAACGCCTATATGGGGATCGTCACCATCTCCATGCTGCTCATCCAGATCATCATCATCCCGAAACTGCGGGTGAAAGTGCTGATGCTGGGCAAGCAGCGCCAGATCACGGCGCGCCAGCTCTCCGGGCGCATCGCCGAGACGGTCGACGGCGCCATCGAGATCCACGCCAACGACACCTCGAACTACGAACGCGCCGACATCATCGAGCGGCTGGGGCGCATCTTCCAGATCCGCTTCGAGCTCTATCAGCGCAAGTTCCTGGTGAAATACATCAACAACATGCTGGCGCAGACGACGCCCTTTCTCTACTTCCTGATCGGCGGCTATTTCGCGCTCCAGGGACAGTTCGACGTCGGCACGCTGCTCGCCGTGATCAGCGCCTACAAGGATCTCCCCTCGCCGATCAAGGAGCTCATTGACTGGGACCAGCAGCGCCAGGACGTGCAGATCAAATACGACCAGGTGATCGAGCAGTTCACCCCGGCCGGCATGCTCGACCCCAAGGTGCAGGCGATCGACGCCGAGAATGTCATCGACCCCGCACCCCTGGTGCTGGAGCGGGTGAGCTATATCGATGAAAGCGGCGCAGCGCTGCTCGAAGGCGTTTCGCTGGAGATCCAGCCCGGCGAACATGTGGCGCTGGTCGGCCCCAACAACAGCGGCAAGGAGGCCCTCGCGGCGCTGATCGGCCGGGTGCTCCGCCCGGGCAGCGGCAATCTCCGCTATGGCGGCCGCGATCTCGGCGAATTGCCGGAATCGATCACCGGCCGGCGCTTCGCCTATCTCGGCGACGAGACCTATCTGCTGCCGATCTCGCTCGAGGACAATCTCCTCTACAGCCTCAAGCATCGCCCGGTGCGCGCCGCCCTCTATGAAGGGTCGCATCTCGCTGCCTTCGAGCGCCGCCTCTATGAAACGCGCCGCGCCGGCTCGCCCGAACTCGACATCCATGCCGACTGGCTCGACTATGAAGGGGCCGGCGTGCCTGACCGCGCCAGCCTGGAAGCGCGCCTCATGAAGCTTCTCGGCATCGTCGAGTTCGAGGACGATGTCTATCAGTTCGGCCTGCGCGGCCTGGTGGATCCCAAGGACAATAACGGCCTTGCCAACCAGTTCCTGCACGCCAGGACCGCGGTCCATGAACGCCTCGCCGAACCGCAATTGGCCCCGCTGGTCGAACCGTTCGATCCGGCGCGCTACAACCGCAACATGACGGTGGCCGAGAATGTGCTGTTCGGCACGGCGCTCGGCCTCGATTTCGCCCCCGAAGCTCTCTCCGGCAACGGGCATCTGGCCGGTGTGCTGGCGGCTGCCGGCGTCACGGACGACCTCATCGCGCTTGGCCAGCAGATCGCGGTCACCATGGTCGAACTCTTTGCCGACCTGCCGGCCGGGCACCCGTTCTTCGAACAGTTCAGCTTCATCTCGGCCGAGGATCTGCCGCGGTTCCAGCAATTGATCGGCCGCGTGCAGCGGAGCGGCCTCGATGCCGCCCCGGCCGAGGACAAGCGCCGGCTGGTGGCCCTGACCTTCCCCTATATCGAGGCGCGCCACCGCCTGGGGCTGATCGACGACGCGCTCGAATCGAAGCTGCTCAAGGCCCGCAGCCTGTTCCGCGAAAAGCTGCCCAAGGACCAGGCGGGGTCGATCGAATTCTATGATCCGGAACGCTACAACACGGCGGCGACCGTCCAGGACAACATCCTGTTCGGGCGTCTGGTTTACGGCCAGGCCCAGGCCGCGCAGAAGGTCGGTGCCGTCCTTTCCGAGGTGATCGACGGGCTGGCCCTGCGGCCCCGGGTGATCGCGGTCGGCCTCGGCTTCAATGTGGGGGCAGCCGGGCGGAAACTGTCGGTCGCCCAGCGCCAGAAGGCCGGCCTCATCCGCGCCTTGCTGAAACGGCCGCAGCTTGTCATTCTCAACAACACGATCTCGGCCTTCGACGAGGCCAGCCAGCGGCGGCTCATCGGGCGGATCCGCGACGATATCCGGGAGGCGGCCCTGGTCTTCGTCACCCACACGGCGGCCCTCGCCCGCGATTTCGACCGGATCGTGGTGCTGCAGAACGGCCGCGTCGCCGAGACGGGCAAGCCCGCGGAGCTCGACCGGCCGGGGGCAAGATACCAGGCGCTGCTCGGTACCGCGGAAGCTTAG
- a CDS encoding AAA family ATPase, whose amino-acid sequence MAAQGDAWFLFRADSEINLTTYVEEMAVEWAEVRGLYGARHLHQQSHGESFLALFENRLKGSRQALYLLDEPESALSPSRQLQLMRLIHAWGQSGKVQIVLATHAPLLMALPGATLLHLTQGGIAEVNYRATPHFEMMAQFFADPDKMVTEALAVD is encoded by the coding sequence GTGGCTGCCCAAGGTGACGCATGGTTTCTTTTTCGGGCGGATTCCGAGATCAACCTTACGACCTATGTCGAGGAAATGGCGGTCGAGTGGGCGGAGGTGCGCGGCCTATATGGTGCGCGGCATCTTCATCAGCAGAGCCATGGCGAGTCCTTCCTGGCGCTGTTCGAAAATCGCCTGAAAGGCAGTCGACAGGCGCTTTATCTGTTGGACGAACCGGAGAGCGCCCTATCGCCATCCCGGCAATTGCAGTTGATGCGACTGATCCATGCCTGGGGGCAGTCGGGCAAGGTGCAAATCGTTCTTGCCACACACGCCCCTTTGCTGATGGCCTTGCCGGGAGCGACATTGCTCCACCTTACGCAAGGGGGCATTGCGGAGGTCAACTATCGGGCAACTCCGCATTTCGAAATGATGGCCCAGTTCTTTGCCGATCCGGATAAAATGGTGACTGAGGCGCTGGCGGTAGACTGA
- a CDS encoding ABC transporter ATP-binding protein has product MTDLLTVRNLAVDFALEGGSIQALRGVSFRVPAGKTVALVGESGSGKSVCAQAIMGLLPKSATIRSGEILFDRRAGHGGDWGTQGGIIDIAKLDRDGPAMRSIRGGAISIIFQEPMTSLSPVHTIGDQICEALHLHSKLSEAEGRNRVTDMLRAVGFPDPERALKIYPFELSGGLRQRAMIAMALVCKPALLIADEPTTALDVTIQAQILKLMADLQTELGMAMLMITHDLGVVANVADEVVVMYQGEVMEAGAVEDIFRAPEHPYLKALLHAVPRFGMSREERLVPIREIKSEAGPLFAEKQAWPQGADEAGPLLSVNNVSKGFTIRKSGLWSMKAQKSVMAVSDVSFEVQRGECLGLVGESGCGKTTLSKIIMKAISPDTGEIRYNDRGRQIDVRSMGGNDLAEYRKRVQFVFQDPFGSLNPRMTVYDIISEPLVIHNVGTPETRKEMVKELMALVGLDIRHLRRYPHSFSGGQRQRIGIARALALRPDLIICDEPVSALDVSIQAQILNLLRDLKDKLGLTYIFISHNLAVVDYVADRIMVMCAGRVVELAPTKELFRNPVHPYTKALLAAVPNPSLDNPLDFNKVMEDKTSLPSAWAAPFTIDADNQPTLVDIGNGHWVRAGLSIRSIAA; this is encoded by the coding sequence ATGACCGACCTTCTCACGGTCCGCAACCTCGCCGTCGATTTCGCCCTCGAAGGCGGCTCGATCCAGGCGCTGCGCGGCGTCTCGTTCCGGGTCCCGGCCGGCAAGACCGTGGCCCTGGTGGGCGAATCCGGTTCCGGCAAATCGGTCTGCGCCCAGGCCATCATGGGCCTGCTGCCGAAATCGGCGACCATCCGCTCGGGCGAGATCCTGTTCGACCGGCGTGCCGGCCATGGCGGCGATTGGGGCACCCAGGGCGGCATCATCGACATCGCCAAGCTCGACCGCGACGGCCCGGCCATGCGCTCGATCCGCGGCGGCGCCATTTCGATCATCTTCCAGGAGCCGATGACCTCGCTCTCCCCGGTCCACACGATCGGCGACCAGATCTGCGAGGCGCTGCACCTCCATTCCAAACTGTCCGAGGCCGAGGGGCGCAACCGCGTCACCGACATGCTGCGCGCGGTGGGCTTCCCGGACCCGGAACGCGCGCTCAAGATCTATCCGTTCGAGCTTTCCGGCGGGTTGCGGCAGCGGGCGATGATCGCCATGGCGCTGGTCTGCAAACCGGCTTTGCTCATCGCCGACGAACCGACCACCGCGCTCGACGTCACCATCCAGGCGCAGATCCTGAAGCTGATGGCCGACCTCCAGACCGAGCTCGGCATGGCCATGCTGATGATCACCCATGATCTGGGCGTCGTCGCCAACGTGGCCGACGAAGTCGTGGTCATGTATCAGGGCGAGGTGATGGAAGCGGGCGCGGTCGAGGATATCTTCCGGGCGCCGGAACATCCCTATCTCAAGGCCCTCCTCCATGCCGTGCCGCGCTTCGGCATGAGCCGCGAGGAACGCCTGGTGCCGATCCGCGAGATCAAGAGCGAGGCCGGACCGCTGTTTGCCGAAAAGCAGGCCTGGCCGCAGGGCGCCGATGAAGCCGGGCCGCTGCTCAGCGTCAACAATGTCTCGAAGGGCTTCACCATCCGCAAGAGCGGCCTGTGGTCGATGAAGGCGCAGAAATCCGTGATGGCGGTGTCCGATGTCAGCTTCGAGGTGCAGCGCGGCGAGTGCCTGGGGCTGGTCGGCGAATCCGGCTGCGGCAAGACGACCCTCTCCAAGATCATCATGAAGGCGATCTCGCCCGATACCGGCGAGATCCGCTACAACGACCGCGGCCGCCAGATCGACGTGCGCAGCATGGGCGGCAACGACCTCGCGGAATACCGCAAGCGCGTGCAGTTCGTGTTCCAGGATCCGTTCGGATCGCTGAACCCGCGCATGACCGTCTACGACATCATCAGCGAGCCGCTGGTGATCCACAATGTAGGGACGCCCGAAACGCGCAAGGAGATGGTGAAGGAGCTGATGGCGCTGGTGGGGCTTGATATCCGGCACCTGCGGCGCTACCCGCACAGCTTCTCCGGCGGCCAGCGGCAGCGCATCGGCATTGCGCGGGCACTGGCACTGCGGCCCGATCTCATCATCTGCGACGAGCCGGTCTCGGCGCTCGATGTCTCGATCCAGGCGCAGATCCTCAATCTGCTGCGCGACCTCAAGGACAAGCTGGGCCTCACCTATATCTTCATCTCGCACAATCTGGCCGTGGTCGATTATGTCGCCGACCGCATCATGGTGATGTGCGCCGGCCGTGTGGTCGAACTGGCGCCGACCAAGGAATTGTTCCGCAACCCGGTCCATCCCTATACCAAGGCGTTGCTGGCGGCGGTGCCCAACCCGTCGCTCGACAATCCGCTCGATTTCAACAAGGTGATGGAAGACAAGACCTCTTTGCCATCAGCCTGGGCCGCCCCCTTCACCATCGATGCCGACAACCAGCCGACGCTGGTCGATATCGGCAACGGCCATTGGGTCCGCGCCGGGCTTTCGATCCGGAGCATCGCAGCATGA
- a CDS encoding polysaccharide deacetylase family protein, whose translation MSERLPVAAADWSDLAREIDLWTAAGRTPTLWWRDDDAVAATPALADLRKVARVPLALAVIPAAPDRPLQQSLADFLGTWPAAVVLQHGVTHQSHALPGAKNSEFPASRDLAARLSGLESGMSRLQNMLGAQFIPVLTPPWNRIADDLLPHLAGLGYRGISRFGEPPWRPGAPLAPLIEVNTEVDVIDWRGSRGFVGEGAALGRLVGHLAARRLKVAEPDLPTGILTHHLVHDTATWRFLENLQDWLAKRGAAHLFVLPSLLWPEDGPSPGRG comes from the coding sequence ATGTCTGAGCGCCTGCCTGTGGCCGCCGCGGATTGGAGCGACCTTGCCCGCGAGATCGACCTGTGGACTGCCGCCGGCCGCACGCCCACCTTGTGGTGGCGCGACGACGATGCGGTGGCGGCGACCCCGGCCCTTGCCGATTTGCGCAAGGTGGCAAGGGTGCCGCTGGCGCTGGCGGTCATCCCGGCCGCACCCGATCGTCCCTTGCAGCAGAGCCTGGCCGATTTTCTCGGCACCTGGCCGGCCGCTGTCGTGCTGCAGCACGGCGTCACCCATCAGAGTCACGCGCTCCCCGGGGCCAAGAACAGCGAGTTTCCGGCCAGCCGGGACCTCGCCGCGCGGCTGAGCGGGCTGGAATCGGGCATGTCCCGGTTGCAGAACATGCTCGGAGCACAATTTATACCCGTCCTGACGCCGCCCTGGAACCGGATTGCCGATGATCTGCTGCCCCATCTTGCCGGATTGGGCTATCGCGGCATCAGCCGGTTCGGCGAACCGCCCTGGCGCCCTGGCGCCCCTCTGGCGCCCCTCATCGAGGTCAATACCGAGGTCGATGTGATCGATTGGCGCGGCAGCCGGGGCTTTGTCGGCGAAGGGGCGGCGCTCGGGCGGCTGGTGGGGCATCTCGCGGCCCGCCGCCTCAAGGTGGCCGAGCCCGATCTGCCGACCGGCATTCTCACCCATCACCTTGTTCATGATACCGCCACTTGGCGATTTCTCGAGAACCTGCAAGATTGGCTCGCCAAGCGGGGGGCTGCACATCTGTTTGTGCTACCCTCCCTGCTCTGGCCCGAAGACGGGCCATCGCCAGGGCGCGGTTGA
- a CDS encoding glycosyltransferase, translated as MKIAFYAPLKAPDHPDPSGDRTVARLLLLALKRAGAEPVVASRFRARLSGDSEAEQRRMAAKGHATADKLIAKYKKLPAAKRPKAWFTYHLYYKAVDWIGPRVAAALDIPYLVAEASHAPKRATGPFAFSHAAAEAAIKQAATIFCLNPADKECLSGIVKAKRLIDLPPFLDIAAFIGHHDARGPDRALGRLKLSQHYQLDPDMPWLLAVAMMRKGDKLASYQALAEALRHVTRAYQLLIVGDGPARDAVEHAFEPIRKRVAWLGLKPAPELPEIYASADLFVWPAINEAFGMALLEAQACGTPVIAGASGGVPAIIADGETGWLSPPGDTAAFAADVDFALERDLVPVRMAARAHALQSHDIGAAAATLKKALDKVQHAS; from the coding sequence ATGAAAATCGCCTTCTACGCTCCCCTGAAAGCACCCGACCATCCCGATCCCTCCGGCGACCGGACGGTGGCGCGGCTGTTGCTGCTGGCGCTGAAGCGGGCTGGGGCCGAACCCGTGGTGGCGAGCCGGTTCCGGGCGCGGCTTTCGGGCGACAGCGAGGCGGAACAACGGCGCATGGCGGCCAAAGGTCATGCGACCGCCGACAAGCTCATCGCCAAATACAAGAAGCTGCCGGCGGCCAAGCGCCCCAAGGCCTGGTTCACCTATCATCTCTATTACAAGGCGGTCGACTGGATCGGGCCGCGCGTGGCGGCAGCCCTCGATATTCCCTATCTGGTCGCCGAGGCCAGCCATGCGCCCAAGCGCGCCACCGGCCCTTTTGCCTTCTCCCATGCGGCGGCCGAAGCGGCCATCAAACAGGCGGCGACGATTTTCTGCCTCAATCCCGCCGACAAGGAATGTCTTTCCGGCATCGTGAAGGCGAAACGCCTCATCGACCTGCCGCCCTTTCTCGATATCGCGGCCTTCATCGGCCATCATGACGCGCGGGGACCCGACCGGGCCTTGGGCCGGTTGAAGCTCTCGCAGCATTACCAGCTCGATCCCGACATGCCGTGGCTGCTCGCCGTGGCGATGATGCGCAAGGGCGACAAGCTCGCCTCCTACCAGGCGCTGGCCGAGGCGCTGCGCCATGTGACGCGGGCCTATCAACTGCTCATCGTCGGCGACGGGCCGGCGCGGGACGCGGTCGAACATGCGTTTGAGCCGATCCGGAAGCGCGTCGCCTGGCTGGGGCTGAAGCCGGCACCGGAACTGCCCGAGATCTATGCCAGCGCCGATCTCTTCGTCTGGCCGGCGATCAACGAGGCCTTCGGCATGGCGCTCCTCGAGGCGCAGGCCTGCGGCACGCCGGTCATCGCCGGCGCGTCCGGCGGCGTGCCGGCCATCATCGCCGATGGCGAGACCGGCTGGCTGTCGCCGCCCGGCGACACCGCGGCCTTCGCAGCGGATGTGGATTTTGCGCTGGAGCGCGACCTGGTGCCGGTGCGCATGGCAGCCCGCGCCCATGCCCTGCAATCCCACGACATCGGTGCGGCGGCGGCGACCCTGAAGAAAGCGTTGGACAAGGTCCAGCACGCATCATGA
- a CDS encoding glycosyl transferase translates to MTKPARIALYVQHLLGIGHLRRAAALARALVREGAEVLVLSGGVPVADVDFGTARILQLPPCLAADSAFSALLDEQGRVIDSDWKDKRRELLLKEMAAYRPDVLLIEMYPFGRRQFRFELLPLLYWAQNAKLLVVSSVRDILVDKGRDDRVLEAADLVRRYFDLVLVHGDARLVPFERTFPRAQSIADRLHYTGYVVEDLPPDLASGDRAGGEVLVSAGGGAVGGPLFAAALVARRLSSLKDRPWRFIAGRNLPEADFALLTQAAAIDPGIVVERFRADFTSLLANCHVSLSQGGYNTVMEILALRTPSVIVPFAEGQESEQGLRATLLAERGALDVLDAENLDPALLAATLSRRARQGALEIELNLDGARQSAKILLGARAARAHV, encoded by the coding sequence ATGACAAAGCCCGCGCGCATCGCCCTTTACGTGCAGCATCTGCTGGGCATCGGGCATCTGCGGCGGGCGGCGGCGCTGGCGCGCGCCCTGGTGCGGGAAGGGGCCGAGGTGCTGGTCCTTTCCGGCGGCGTGCCGGTGGCGGATGTCGATTTCGGCACCGCGCGCATCCTGCAATTGCCGCCCTGCCTTGCCGCCGATTCGGCCTTTTCGGCGCTGCTCGACGAACAGGGCCGGGTCATCGACAGCGATTGGAAGGACAAGCGGCGCGAATTGCTGCTGAAGGAGATGGCGGCCTACCGCCCGGACGTGCTGCTCATCGAGATGTATCCGTTCGGCCGGCGGCAGTTCCGCTTCGAGCTGTTGCCGCTGCTCTATTGGGCGCAGAACGCAAAGCTCCTGGTGGTGAGCTCGGTGCGCGACATCCTGGTCGACAAGGGGCGCGACGACCGCGTGCTGGAGGCAGCCGATCTGGTGCGGCGCTATTTCGATTTGGTGCTGGTGCATGGCGATGCGCGGCTGGTGCCGTTCGAGCGCACCTTTCCGCGCGCGCAATCGATCGCCGACCGGCTGCACTACACCGGGTATGTGGTCGAGGACCTGCCGCCCGACCTTGCCTCAGGTGATCGGGCTGGCGGCGAGGTGCTGGTCTCGGCCGGCGGTGGTGCCGTGGGCGGGCCGCTCTTCGCAGCGGCCCTGGTGGCGCGGCGTCTCTCCAGCCTCAAGGACCGGCCCTGGCGGTTCATCGCCGGGCGCAACCTGCCGGAGGCCGATTTCGCGCTGCTCACCCAGGCGGCGGCGATCGATCCCGGCATCGTGGTCGAACGCTTCCGGGCAGATTTCACCAGCCTGCTGGCCAATTGCCATGTCTCGCTGAGCCAGGGCGGCTACAACACGGTGATGGAGATCCTGGCGCTGCGCACACCTTCGGTGATCGTGCCCTTCGCCGAGGGCCAGGAGAGCGAGCAAGGCCTGCGCGCGACCTTGCTGGCCGAACGCGGGGCCCTTGATGTGCTCGATGCGGAAAATCTCGATCCCGCCTTGCTGGCGGCGACCCTGTCGCGCCGGGCGCGGCAGGGGGCGCTGGAGATCGAGCTCAATCTCGACGGGGCGCGGCAATCGGCGAAGATCCTGCTGGGGGCGCGGGCGGCGCGGGCGCATGTCTGA
- a CDS encoding histidine phosphatase family protein: MIHCAIIRHAPTQWNVEKRLQGRTDIGLGPEGRIVAASWAVPAAWQEWRLLVSPLVRARETAAILFPNTVPEIEPDLREMSFGDWEGQSLAGLRDAPGSDAEIREALGLDFRAPNGESPREVQDRLRPLLRRIAEGGRDTVLVSHKAVQRALYALATGWQMTEKPPVKLKDGRAHLFRVNGDGLPDVVELNIALGG, from the coding sequence ATGATCCATTGCGCCATCATCCGCCACGCGCCGACGCAGTGGAATGTCGAGAAACGCCTGCAGGGGCGGACCGATATCGGCCTCGGACCCGAGGGGCGCATCGTCGCCGCGAGCTGGGCGGTGCCGGCGGCCTGGCAAGAATGGCGCCTGCTGGTGAGCCCGCTGGTGCGTGCGCGGGAGACGGCGGCCATCCTGTTCCCGAACACGGTGCCTGAGATCGAGCCGGATCTCCGCGAGATGAGCTTCGGCGATTGGGAGGGGCAGTCCCTGGCCGGGCTGCGCGATGCGCCGGGGTCGGATGCCGAGATTCGCGAAGCGCTGGGCCTCGATTTCCGCGCGCCGAACGGCGAAAGCCCGCGCGAGGTGCAGGACCGCCTTCGGCCCCTGCTACGGCGCATCGCTGAAGGTGGTCGCGACACGGTGCTGGTCAGCCACAAGGCGGTGCAGCGGGCACTCTATGCGCTGGCCACCGGCTGGCAGATGACGGAGAAGCCGCCGGTGAAGCTGAAGGACGGCCGCGCGCATCTTTTTCGCGTGAACGGCGACGGCTTGCCGGACGTGGTGGAATTGAACATCGCGCTGGGTGGGTGA
- a CDS encoding PQQ-like beta-propeller repeat protein has product MLFRSVRPRPIRFQDTIAAALLAPVLLAAALNMPATARERPHADGPNSGFADVETAPAARPANVSGIGTFAPGAGAVTAADGTLYLGNQQGQVMAFQPDGTRLWSRNITAGHAILASPVVDSEGAIYVIGTRTVRNDLVDPPLVRHNATLFKFTAAGDLAWQTPFPTHPTSLGPTTSAPPNIWRANGAEVIMVPVYHPDPYGYDVRLLAIGRNGAVLDDTFVFEEVNRVSGGSGISPWCYIPPVGLSCWLAPDFNPSGDDYVADPATRLPADVRVPHPGVAVFNFPGAGTPFILMSNQFHDLIGFTFTSSRFNEIFRVRNGGRLLLSPPMVTADGHTAIVTSNNEKSDAKLLFAGPNMNARTALRVPASVAVPTRLPDGRIVIVGNHLQMAVIGGGSGSGAAVTRNVTLPGESIVPAAASRNHLFVSTAGSFLTYDAGSLEKQAEIFWMGGGTFTPVIGPFGHVYAMASNILFVFPPPTGRSAAPDLADPGAPILAPEPGAPTLSPKPTPTQNAAQKFDPPLTTAGNRLFACTELDGDDCGKSDARGIATAFCQAQGFAAAGNYATEQRKGKAETMDGRFCARNKCKVFDRITCE; this is encoded by the coding sequence ATGCTTTTCCGATCTGTGCGACCGCGGCCGATCCGATTTCAAGACACCATCGCTGCAGCCTTGCTTGCCCCCGTCCTGTTAGCGGCCGCCCTCAACATGCCCGCCACCGCCCGGGAACGACCCCATGCCGATGGCCCCAACAGCGGCTTTGCCGATGTCGAGACGGCGCCGGCGGCGCGGCCCGCCAATGTCAGCGGCATCGGCACCTTCGCACCGGGCGCCGGTGCCGTCACCGCCGCCGACGGCACACTTTATCTCGGCAACCAACAGGGCCAGGTGATGGCCTTCCAGCCCGACGGCACGCGCCTATGGTCGCGCAACATCACTGCCGGCCACGCCATCCTCGCCTCGCCTGTGGTCGATTCCGAAGGTGCCATCTACGTCATCGGCACCCGCACCGTGCGCAACGATCTGGTGGACCCGCCCTTGGTGCGCCACAACGCGACCTTGTTCAAGTTCACTGCGGCGGGCGACCTCGCCTGGCAGACGCCGTTTCCGACACACCCGACCAGCCTCGGCCCCACCACCAGCGCGCCGCCCAATATCTGGCGCGCCAATGGTGCCGAAGTGATCATGGTGCCGGTCTATCATCCCGACCCTTACGGTTATGACGTGCGCCTGCTCGCCATCGGCCGGAACGGCGCAGTGCTCGACGACACCTTCGTCTTCGAGGAGGTCAACCGTGTGAGCGGCGGCAGCGGCATCTCGCCCTGGTGCTATATCCCGCCCGTGGGCTTGAGCTGCTGGCTGGCGCCGGACTTCAACCCCAGCGGCGATGATTATGTCGCGGACCCGGCAACGCGCCTGCCCGCCGATGTGCGGGTGCCGCATCCGGGGGTGGCCGTGTTCAATTTCCCTGGCGCCGGCACGCCCTTCATCCTGATGTCGAACCAGTTCCACGATCTCATCGGCTTCACCTTCACCAGTAGCCGTTTCAACGAGATCTTCCGCGTAAGAAATGGCGGCCGCCTGCTGCTCTCGCCGCCGATGGTGACGGCCGACGGCCACACCGCGATCGTCACCTCGAACAACGAGAAGTCGGATGCCAAGCTGCTCTTCGCCGGGCCGAACATGAATGCAAGAACGGCGCTGCGGGTGCCGGCCTCGGTGGCGGTGCCGACGCGCCTTCCCGACGGCCGCATCGTCATTGTCGGCAATCACCTCCAGATGGCGGTCATCGGTGGCGGCAGCGGCAGCGGCGCGGCCGTGACGCGAAACGTGACGCTGCCGGGAGAGTCGATCGTCCCGGCCGCGGCCTCGCGCAACCATCTCTTCGTCTCGACCGCGGGTTCCTTCCTCACCTACGACGCGGGCAGCCTGGAAAAGCAGGCCGAGATCTTCTGGATGGGCGGTGGCACCTTCACGCCGGTCATCGGCCCCTTTGGCCATGTCTATGCCATGGCATCCAACATCCTCTTCGTCTTCCCGCCACCGACCGGGCGCAGCGCCGCACCGGACCTGGCCGATCCCGGCGCGCCGATCCTGGCACCCGAACCGGGCGCCCCGACGCTCTCGCCCAAGCCGACCCCGACCCAGAATGCGGCGCAGAAATTCGACCCGCCGCTCACAACGGCCGGCAATCGGCTCTTCGCCTGTACGGAACTGGATGGGGACGATTGCGGCAAATCCGATGCCCGCGGCATCGCCACCGCCTTCTGCCAGGCCCAAGGCTTCGCCGCGGCCGGCAATTACGCCACCGAACAGCGCAAGGGCAAGGCCGAGACCATGGACGGCCGCTTCTGCGCCCGGAACAAATGCAAGGTGTTCGACCGCATTACCTGCGAGTGA